In Rattus norvegicus strain BN/NHsdMcwi chromosome 1, GRCr8, whole genome shotgun sequence, a genomic segment contains:
- the Ermard gene encoding endoplasmic reticulum membrane-associated RNA degradation protein isoform X9: protein MLHQALKHQQKKRKKERKKENKEKERKEKKRKKEENRSLFCFSHGRFADCTMLLLSQLEAGLRRVFATVNKCPDRLLTAESTILYTTFDEILAKHMSDGSINQLPCFLGEPAMDFLWDFLNYQEGPRIRDRLSHGEINIREFPKAAASQLLTFCLVLLLRFTEEDTLSELKEEAAIQLLVSLAERYRSRCHPAFQLQKQVLSCEKSLRMWPVLPLPEECCQEAGRSEGNSEACACNSLISKILCELCHYLPASACAINGLDGLPSEKWSQLLNELCNTRIPTLFCPKIVLEVLVVLRGISSQCQRVSDQVIASLQLRHRQWVEHTLRSRQRQNYVRMLSSVGLLCPVLSLILLLLALELVSVHAVHGKDAQERQQYLRFLKLILQYTENLVAYTSRQKNKWNEAVSLTRAVLLRIWTFSEKKQMLIHLTKNTNKVDTG from the exons ATGCTTCATCAAGCTTtaaaacaccaacaaaaaaaaaggaagaaagaaagaaagaaagagaacaaagaaaaggaaagaaaagaaaagaaaagaaaaaaggaagagaatcgGTCCTTATTTTGCTTCTCCCATGGCAG GTTTGCCGACTGCACCATGCTGTTGCTGTCACAGCTAGAAGCTGGACTCAGGAGAGTTTTTGCTACAGTTAATAAATGTCCTGATAGACTGCTCACAGCTGAG TCAACAATTCTATATACCACGTTCGATGAA ATACTAGCAAAACACATGAGTGATGGTAGCATCAACCAGCTTCCGTGTTTCCTGGGGGAGCCTGCCATG GACTTCTTGTGGGATTTCCTGAACTATCAGGAGGGTCCTCGTATCCGGGATCGTTTAAGCCACGGGGAGATCAACATACGTGAATTTCCCAAAGCAGCAGCAAGCCAGCTGCTCACATTCTGCCTGGTGCTCCTGCTCAGATTCACTGAggaggacacactgtcagaacTAAAG GAGGAAGCAGCAATACAGTTGCTGGTTAGTCTTGCAGAACGTTACAGGTCTCGCTGCCATCCAGCTTTCCAGCTGCAAAAACAG GTGCTGAGCTGTGAGAAAAGCCTCAGGATgtggcctgtgctgcctttgCCAGAAGAGTGCTGTCAGGAAGCAGGCAG ATCGGAAGGTAATTCGGAAGCATGTGCCTGCAACTCTTTAATTAGCAAGATTCTGTGTGAGCTCTGCCACTACCTGCCTGCGAGTGCCTGCGCTATAAATGGCTTGGACGGTCTTCCCTCAGAGAA GTGGTCCCAGCTGCTCAATGAACTCTGTAACACACGCATTCCTACACTGTTCTGCCCCAAAATTGTTCTAGAAGTTCTGGTTGTGCTCCGAGGCATCAGCTCCCAATGCCAGCGCGTATCTGACCAGGTCATCGCCTCTTTGCAGCTGAGACACAGGCAATGGGTGGAGCACACGTTGCGCTCTAGGCAGCGTCAGAACTATGTGCGCATGCTCAGCAG TGTTGGACTTTTGTGTCCTGTGCTTTCCCTGATTTTGTTGCTCCTTGCACTGGAATTGGTCAGTGTTCATGCTGTTCATGGTAAAGATGCTCAGGAACGACAGCAGTATCTGAG GTTCTTAAAACTGATCCTCCAATACACTGAGAACCTAGTGGCCTATACCAGCCGACAGAAGAACAAATGGAATGAAGCCGTCAGTCTCACACGTGCAGTTTTGTTGAGAATTTGGACGTTCAGTGAGAAGAAACAAATGTTAATACATTTaaccaaaaacacaaataaagttGACACAGGCTGA